The following coding sequences are from one Schizosaccharomyces osmophilus chromosome 1, complete sequence window:
- a CDS encoding stress responsive orphan 1, whose translation MNYNNVARILTRNVGASMRRYSVKPAIGFQRQCLFSTQTAQRMDPSVATEKRYESESAISNLEQPTEYAMYVQDARDDLNSPNWGSEQIKNDSAEWQA comes from the coding sequence ATGAACTATAACAACGTTGCAAGAATTCTTACTCGAAACGTTGGTGCTTCTATGCGCCGTTACTCTGTGAAACCTGCCATAGGATTCCAACGCCAATGTCTTTTCTCAACTCAAACTGCTCAACGTATGGATCCTTCCGTAGCAACTGAGAAACGATACGAGTCCGAATCGGCCATTTCCAATTTGGAACAACCCACTGAATATGCCATGTACGTTCAAGACGCTCGTGATGATCTCAACAGCCCCAATTGGGGTTCCGAGCAAATCAAAAATGACTCTGCAGAATGGCAAGCATAA
- the mrm1 gene encoding mitochondrial ribose methyltransferase Mrm1 → MSMSICQLGTFTKTLKHSSFLLQPHVFFLRSKSTFQRPIVHDYIYGDHPVKNALQAGKRSFDCLFAQSSKQLSEYQMLLNALKLNVPCRLSNKHELNELTDSRPHNGIVLKASTLEPPIISEIDNVAQAHLLSSSAEKEVPSLDATLQPSPPLYIYCDGISDPQNLGAIIRSSYFLGVQGILLSKKHNSVLSPVVSKASAGALELMNIYRIQNPIQFLKDCSLKNWKVFATAPMGSMSNANQTSLLTMPESLAAKPKIVVFGGEHGLRTNMIRQCEYVITLPYGDQYVDSLNVSVAAGIILHSLKDYSLKITENNESKL, encoded by the exons ATGTCAATGTCCATTTGCCAGTTGGGTACTTTCACAAAGACCTTAAAACACtcgtcttttcttttgcagcctcatgttttctttttgagaagTAAGTCTACTTTCCAAAGACCTATTGTACATGATTATATATATGGTGATCATCCGGTAAAGAATGCTCTTCAGGCCGGAAAACGAAGCtttgattgtttatttgCTCAATCCTCGAAGCAGCTAAGTGAATACCAAATGCTATTGAATGCATTAAAGCTGAATGTTCCTTGTCGCCTTTCCAACAAACATGAACTGAATGAATTGACGGATTCACGTCCTCACAAC GGCATCGTTTTAAAGGCTTCAACGTTGGAACCTCCAATCATATCTGAGATCGACAATGTAGCACAGGCACATCTTTTGAGTTCATCCGCTGAAAAGGAAGTTCCTTCACTTGATGCAACCTTACAGCCATCTCCTCCtttgtatatttattgTGACGGTATATCAGACCCACAAAATTTGGGTGCCATAATTCGAAGTTCT TATTTTCTAGGTGTCCAGGGAATTCTTTTGTCGAAAAAGCACAACTCAGTTTTATCACCGGTCGTCAGTAAAGCATCTGCTGGTGCGCTAGAGTTGATGAATATCTACCGGATTCAAAATCCTATTCAGTTTTTAAAAGACTGTAGtctaaaaaattggaaagtGTTTGCTACTGCCCCAATGGGAAGCATGTCAAATGCAAATCAAACTTCCCTGCTTACTATGCCTGAGAGCCTGGCAGCGAAGCCAAAGATCGTTGTTTTTGGAGGAGAAC ATGGATTAAGGACAAATATGATTAGACAATGCGAATACGTTATAACACTGCCATATGGAGATCAATATGTAGACTCGTTGAACGTTTCTGTCGCTGCAGGGATCATTTTACATTCTCTGAAAGATTACTCCTTAAAAATTACAGAAAACAATGAATCGAAACTTTAA
- the ilv5 gene encoding acetohydroxyacid reductoisomerase, producing MSFRNSSRMAMKALRTIGSRRLATRNISVMSRNIAASTTRFAPRMTAPMVQTRGMRVMDFAGTKENVWERNDWPREKLVDYFKNDTLAIIGYGSQGHGQGLNARDQGLNVVVGVRKDGASWKQAIEDGWVPGKTLFPVEEAISKGTIIMNLLSDAAQTETWPKIAPHITKGKTLYFSHGFSVIFKDQTNIHPPKDVDVILVAPKGSGRTVRTLFKEGRGINSSFAVYQDVTGKAQEKAIGLAVAVGSGFIYQTTFKKEVVSDLVGERGCLMGGINGLFLAQYQVLRERGHSPAEAFNETVEEATQSLYPLIGKYGLDYMFAACSTTARRGAIDWTSRFRDANKQVLNDLYDNVENGNEAKRSLAYNSAPNYRELYDKELEEIRNLEIWRAGETVRSLRPEVNKH from the coding sequence ATGTCTTTCCGTAACTCATCTAGAATGGCCATGAAGGCCCTCCGTACTATCGGAAGCCGTCGTCTGGCTACTCGCAACATCTCTGTTATGTCCCGTAACATTGCTGCCTCTACCACCCGTTTTGCACCTCGCATGACTGCCCCTATGGTTCAAACCCGTGGTATGCGTGTTATGGATTTTGCTGGCACTAAGGAAAACGTCTGGGAGCGTAATGACTGGCCTCGTGAAAAATTGGTCGACTACTTCAAGAACGACACCCTTGCAATCATCGGTTACGGTTCTCAAGGACACGGTCAAGGTTTGAACGCCCGTGACCAAGGCTTAAATGTTGTGGTTGGTGTTCGTAAGGATGGTGCTTCTTGGAAGCAAGCCATCGAGGACGGTTGGGTTCCTGGTAAGACTTTGTTCCCCGTCGAAGAAGCTATTTCCAAGGGTACTATCATCATGAACCTTTTGTCTGATGCCGCCCAAACGGAAACCTGGCCCAAGATTGCCCCTCACATCACCAAGGGCAAGACTTTGTACTTCTCTCACGGTTTCTCCGTCATCTTCAAGGACCAAACAAACATCCACCCTCCCAAGGATGTTGATGTTATCCTTGTCGCCCCCAAGGGATCTGGCCGTACCGTCCGTACCCTCTTCAAGGAAGGTCGTGGTATCAACTCTTCCTTCGCCGTTTACCAGGATGTCACTGGTAAGGCTCAAGAAAAGGCCATTGGTTTGGCCGTTGCCGTTGGTTCTGGCTTCATCTACCAAACTACCTTCAAGAAGGAAGTCGTTTCCGATTTGGTCGGTGAACGCGGTTGCCTTATGGGTGGTATCAACGGTCTCTTCTTGGCTCAATACCAAGTTTTGCGTGAACGTGGTCACTCTCCTGCCGAAGCCTTCAACGAGACCGTTGAAGAGGCTACCCAATCTCTTTACCCCTTGATTGGTAAGTACGGTCTTGACTACATGTTCGCTGCCTGCTCCACCACTGCTCGTCGTGGTGCCATCGACTGGACCAGCCGCTTCCGTGACGCCAACAAGCAGGTTCTTAACGATTTGTATGACAATGTCGAGAACGGTAACGAAGCTAAGCGTTCTTTGGCTTACAACTCTGCTCCCAACTACCGTGAACTTTACGACAAGGAGCTTGAAGAAATCCGCAACTTGGAAATCTGGAGAGCTGGTGAGACCGTTCGTTCTCTCCGTCCTGAAGTCAACAAGCATTAA
- the arp1 gene encoding dynactin complex subunit, centractin family actin-like protein Arp1, whose product MEEALTNQTVCIDNGSGFLKAGFSGDDVPQCLFSNVSCCLLTCNCSIGRTKHTRVMPSHLQQDTYIGSKVQELRGLLKLEYPVQRGLVKNWCDMEKIWSWVYSNELQTLPEDHPVLLAEPPFNNAKNKERMAEIFFETFNVPALNFSLQPVLALYATARTTGLVVEVGEGLTHTVPVFDGFVLSSAQRDDYGGKDITDYLQLQLRQLGYRFVTSAETEIVREIKEACCYISPNFQTEEKTNSSFNTKLRQFTLPDGQTLKLGSECFRAPELLFRPELIGYENGGIQHQIVQAVMRSDLDLRKDLLNNIVLSGGCTLLNGFGDRLLKELQGSGDVRNCVKIYTPQERRYAAWTGASILASLSTFSNIQVTSETYKSDPYCIFK is encoded by the exons ATGGAAGAAGC ACTTACCAATCAGACAGTTTGCATTGACAAT GGATCAGGATTCCTCAAAGCAGGATTTTCGGGAGACGACGTTCCCCAATGCCTTTTTTCTAACGT gtCATGTTGCCTTCTAACATGCAATTGCAGCATCGGAAGGACAAAGCATACGCGTGTAATGCCTAGTCACCTCCAGCAAGATACGTATATTGGTTCCAAAGTGCAGGAGCTTCGAGGATTGTTAAAACTTGAATACCCTGTTCAGCGTGGTCTCGTAAAAAACTGGTGTgatatggaaaaaatttggtCTTGGGTTTATTCAAATGAACTTCAAACTCTACCCGAAGATCATCCAGTGCTATTAGCAGAACCCCCGTTCAATaatgcaaaaaataaagagagaATGGCtgagattttttttgaaacttttaaCGTCCCAGCACTCAACTTTTCCCTGCAGCCTGTTCTCGCTTTATACGCAACCGCACGTACGACGGGTCTAGTGGTAGAAGTAGGAGAAGGCTTAACACATACCGTCCCGGTCTTCGATGGCTTTGTTCTCTCGAGTGCCCAGCGCGATGACTATGGCGGTAAAGATATCACCGACTACTTACAGCTTCAGCTTCGACAACTAGGCTATCGCTTTGTAACATCTGCCGAAACAGAAATCGTTCGTGAAATCAAGGAAGCTTGCTGTTATATTTCGCCAAACTTTCAAACagaggaaaaaacaaactctTCCTTTAATACAAAGCTACGGCAGTTTACACTTCCTGATGGTCAAACTCTAAAACTAGGTTCCGAATGTTTTCGTGCTCCTGAATTGCTGTTTCGTCCCGAACTCATTGGCTATGAAAACGGCGGTATTCAGCATCAAATTGTACAAGCCGTTATGCGAAGTGATCTTGATTTACGTAAAGACCTTCTCAATAACATTGTGCTCTCTGGTGGATGTACATTGCTGAATGGCTTCGGAGACAGACTTTTGAAAGAACTCCAAGGGTCTGGAGATGTTCGTAATTGCGTCAAAATATACACTCCACAAGAGCGAAGATACGCAGCATGGACAGGTGCGTCCATCTTGGCAAGCTTAAGCACGTTCTCAAACATACAAGTCACATCTGAAACATATAAATCAGATCCCTATTGTATATTTAAATAA
- the alg5 gene encoding dolichyl-phosphate beta-glucosyltransferase Alg5: MLSFKISKPFFKEGPTNMFISIALSSCLLGLIFGIFIYTYLTRSHSPRKQIEGENRCVYIEDGRKEYKTLKKNCDDEQIRLTVVVPAYNESDRIVDMLKETVDHLEKRYRTFGNRGKRLWEVLVVDDESTDSTVDSVLQFSGSLNLGDHVRVCSLKKNRGKGGAVTWGMLHARGQYAIFADADGASKFSDIELLFEHMPKNATGGVVIGSRAHMVNTEAVVKRSFIRNFLMHSFHKLLQVLGVREIGDTQCGFKLFSRFAYRNIYSRMHVEGWIFDIEVLTLARFLRLPIYEIPITWHEVGGSKMTLLKDSIRMAIDLLVIRLNYSFGIWQQPKPKSA, encoded by the exons atgctttcttttaaaatatcaaaGCCCTTCTTTAAAGAAGGTCCCACCAACATGTTTATTTCAATTGCGCTCAGTTCTTGTCTTTTGGGGCtcatttttggaattttt ATTTACACCTATTTAACTCGATCACATTCCCCAAGAAAGCAAATCGAGGGTGAGAATCGCTGTGTATATATAGAGGATGGTCGTaaagaatacaaaacattgaagaagaactgTGATGATGAGCAAATACGACTTACTGTGGTTGTCCCTGCATACAATGAATCGGATAGAATAGTTGATATGCTGAAAGAAACGGTAGATCATTTGGAGAAACGCTATCGAACTTTTGGGAATCGAGGAAAGCGTCTATGGGAGGTTCTTGTAGTTGATGATGAAAGTACGGACTCAACCGTGGATTCAGTGTTACAGTTCTCTGGTTCCCTTAATTTGGGAGATCATGTCCGTGTTTGTTccttgaagaaaaatcgaGGAAAAGGAGGTGCAGTTACTTGGGGTATGCTTCATGCTCGTGGACAGTATGCTATATTTGCAGACGCTGATGGTGCATCCAAGTTTTCTGATATTGAACTCCTATTTGAACACATGCCCAAAAATGCTACTGGGGGTGTTGTCATTGGCTCTCGTGCTCACATGGTAAACACAGAAGCAGTTGTTAAGCGTTCATTTATAcgtaattttttgatgcaTTCTTTTCACAAGCTGTTGCAAGTTCTGGGAGTTCGTGAAATCGGCGATACACAATGTGGCTTCAAATTGTTTTCACGCTTTGCGTATCGAAACATATATTCTCGAATGCATGTTGAAGGTTGGATTTTTGACATTGAAGTTTTAACTCTTGCTCGTTTTCTTCGATTGCCAATTTACGAAATTCCCATTACTTGGCATGAAGTCGGTGGTAGCAAAATGACTTTATTAAAAGATAGTATTCGTATGGCCATCGATCTACTAGTCATCCGATTGAATTATTCCTTTGGCATTTGGCAACAACCAAAGCCAAAGTCCGCCTAA
- the met6 gene encoding homoserine O-acetyltransferase Met6 produces MMDSRSLVDSIYFVDSTHPSQQENKFIGFIPDQRIAIVPEFTLECGEVLYDVPVAFKTWGALNKDRNNCLLLCHALSGSADAADWWGPMLGPGRAFDPTHFFIVCLNSLGSPYGSASPVTWNSETKSIYGPEFPLTTVRDDVALHKLVLQRLGIEQVAMAVGGSMGGMLVLEWAFDTNYVRSIVPISTSLRHSAWCISWSEAQRQSIYSDPKFNDGFYDLDDQPLSGLGAARMSALLTYRSKCSFERRFARKLPDCNRHPYPDRVPTPMTPGDANWVVHNEGNCNRRERPSKSGGSSPESLNNGVYKVPSTPSLSQSTESVSGTQSPSLRRPANTYFSAQSYLRYQAKKFVGRFDANCYIAITKKLDTHDVSRDRGSEDPMEVMKHLTLPVLVLGIESDGLFTYDEQVEIASCFPNGSLETIISAEGHDGFLLEFTQVNSYIQKFQAEHLADIMSQKNASAELEMESLNAQRESVFGEMEDITSW; encoded by the coding sequence ATGATGGACTCTCGATCGTTAGTTGACTCCATTTATTTTGTGGATTCCACTCACCCATCtcaacaagaaaacaaatttattgGTTTCATTCCAGATCAAAGGATTGCAATAGTTCCAGAGTTTACCTTAGAGTGTGGAGAAGTTTTATACGATGTACCTGTGGCTTTCAAAACATGGGGAGCATTGAATAAAGACAGGAACAATTGCCTTCTTCTCTGTCATGCTCTCAGTGGCTCTGCTGACGCAGCAGATTGGTGGGGTCCTATGCTTGGCCCAGGCCGTGCTTTTGACCCTACCCACTTCTTCATCGTCTGTCTCAATTCTCTAGGAAGTCCTTACGGAAGTGCTTCTCCAGTCACCTGGAATTCTGAAACCAAGTCAATTTATGGCCCCGAATTTCCTTTGACAACCGTCCGCGATGACGTTGCTCTCCATAAGCTGGTATTGCAGCGTCTTGGCATTGAGCAAGTTGCCATGGCGGTTGGTGGGTCTATGGGGGGTATGCTAGTTTTGGAATGGGCCTTTGATACCAACTATGTTCGCTCTATTGTTCCTATTTCAACGTCATTGAGACATTCAGCTTGGTGTATTAGCTGGTCAGAAGCTCAACGCCAAAGTATTTATTCTGATCCGAAATTTAATGACGGATTTTATGATTTGGATGACCAGCCATTGAGTGGCCTAGGTGCTGCGCGTATGTCTGCGTTGCTAACCTATCGTTCAAAGTGTTCGTTTGAACGTCGTTTCGCTCGTAAGTTACCAGACTGTAATCGTCATCCTTATCCTGATCGTGTCCCTACTCCGATGACTCCTGGAGATGCTAACTGGGTTGTTCACAACGAGGGTAATTGTAATCGTCGTGAGCGTCCATCTAAATCTGGGGGATCTTCCCCTGAATCATTGAATAACGGAGTTTATAAGGTGCCTTCTACTCCATCGTTGTCTCAGAGTACAGAAAGTGTTTCAGGTACGCAAAGTCCTTCATTGCGTCGTCCCGCGAACACCTACTTTTCTGCTCAATCTTACCTGCGGTATCAAGCAAAGAAGTTTGTGGGTAGATTCGATGCCAATTGCTATATTGCGATTACAAAGAAGCTTGATACTCATGACGTTAGTCGGGACCGTGGATCAGAAGATCCCATGGAAGTTATGAAACACCTTACGTTACCCGTTTTGGTGTTGGGAATTGAAAGCGATGGACTGTTCACTTATGATGAACAAGTAGAGATTGCTTCCTGTTTTCCGAATGGCAGTTTAGAAACAATCATTTCAGCCGAGGGCCACGATGGTTTTTTACTTGAGTTTACACAAGTCAACTCttatattcaaaagtttcaagCAGAACATCTCGCTGACATTATGTCACAGAAAAACGCTTCAGCTGAGTTGGAAATGGAGTCTCTTAATGCCCAACGCGAAAGTGTTTTTGGTGAAATGGAAGATATTACTTCCTGgtaa